Proteins from a genomic interval of Massilia sp. KIM:
- a CDS encoding LysR family transcriptional regulator: MLDGMSMDQLRTFIAAADEGSFSAAGRKLRRAQSVVSHTLANLEMQVGFALFDRSGRYPQLTEAGRALLEEARAAASCMDAFKARARTLAEGLEPELAVAVDVMFPIATLTEAVQDFHRRFPSTPLRLYVEALGAVVQPLLDGQCRIAVIGSLPEVPKNCASEYLLGVPAVTVVAPGHPLARVKGMVKRAAAAKEVQLVLTDRSTLTSGRDYGVYSPQVWRLADLGAKHAFLRAGLGWGHMPLHMVEDDLARGALVRIQLEAHPLHGGGFSMHAIFLKDQPPGPAGRWFVDRLKSESV; the protein is encoded by the coding sequence ATGCTCGACGGGATGTCCATGGACCAGCTGCGCACCTTTATTGCCGCAGCCGACGAAGGCAGTTTCTCGGCCGCGGGCCGCAAGCTGCGGCGCGCGCAATCGGTGGTCAGCCATACGCTCGCCAACCTCGAGATGCAGGTGGGTTTCGCGCTGTTCGATCGCAGCGGCCGCTACCCGCAGCTCACCGAGGCCGGCCGCGCGCTGCTCGAAGAAGCGCGCGCCGCGGCCAGTTGCATGGACGCGTTCAAGGCGCGCGCACGCACCCTGGCCGAGGGTCTCGAGCCCGAGCTCGCGGTGGCGGTCGACGTGATGTTCCCGATCGCGACCCTGACCGAAGCGGTGCAGGACTTCCACCGCCGCTTTCCGTCGACGCCGCTGCGCCTGTATGTCGAGGCGCTGGGTGCGGTGGTGCAGCCGCTGCTCGACGGCCAGTGCCGCATCGCGGTGATCGGTTCGCTGCCCGAGGTGCCGAAGAACTGCGCGTCCGAGTACCTGCTCGGCGTGCCGGCGGTGACCGTGGTCGCTCCCGGCCATCCGCTGGCCAGGGTGAAGGGCATGGTCAAGCGCGCCGCGGCCGCGAAGGAAGTGCAGCTCGTGCTCACCGACCGCTCGACCCTGACGTCGGGACGCGATTATGGCGTCTACTCGCCGCAGGTGTGGCGCCTCGCCGACCTGGGCGCCAAGCACGCCTTCCTGCGCGCGGGCCTCGGTTGGGGCCACATGCCGCTGCACATGGTGGAGGACGATCTGGCGCGCGGCGCGCTGGTGCGCATCCAGCTCGAAGCGCATCCGCTGCATGGCGGCGGCTTCTCGATGCACGCGATCTTCCTGAAGGACCAGCCGCCGGGACCCGCGGGACGCTGGTTCGTCGATCGTTTGAAAAGCGAATCGGTGTGA
- the accC gene encoding acetyl-CoA carboxylase biotin carboxylase subunit: MFEKILIANRGEIALRIQRACRELGIKTVVVHSEADKDAKYVKLADESVCIGPAQSALSYLNMPAIISAAEVTDAEAIHPGYGFLSENADFAERVEKSGFVFIGPRSDSIRLMGDKVSAKQAMIKAGVPCVPGSDGALPDDPKEIIQTARRIGYPVIIKAAGGGGGRGMRVVHTEAALLNAVQTTKTEAGTAFGNPEVYMEKFLENPRHVEIQVLADEHKNAVWLGERDCSMQRRHQKVIEEAPAPGIPRKLIEKIGDRCAEACRKIGYRGAGTFEFLYENGEFYFIEMNTRVQVEHPVTEMITGVDIVQEQIRIACGEKLRFRQRDIMLSGHAIECRINAEDPFKFTPSPGRITAWHPPGGPGIRVDSHSYAGYYVPPHYDSMIGKVISYGATREQAIRRMQIALSEMVVEGIMTNIPLHRELMVDARFIEGGTNIHYLEHKLAAKPDLPKENALGAKSETKAEA; this comes from the coding sequence ATGTTTGAAAAAATCCTCATCGCCAATCGTGGTGAAATCGCGCTGCGTATCCAGCGCGCCTGCCGCGAGCTGGGCATCAAGACGGTTGTCGTTCACTCGGAAGCGGACAAGGACGCCAAGTATGTCAAGCTGGCCGACGAATCGGTCTGCATCGGTCCGGCCCAGTCGGCGCTCAGCTACCTGAACATGCCGGCGATCATCAGCGCGGCCGAAGTCACCGACGCCGAAGCGATCCACCCGGGCTACGGCTTCCTGTCGGAGAACGCCGACTTCGCCGAGCGCGTGGAAAAGTCCGGCTTCGTGTTCATCGGCCCGCGTTCGGACTCGATCCGCCTGATGGGCGACAAGGTCTCGGCCAAGCAGGCCATGATCAAGGCCGGCGTTCCCTGTGTCCCGGGTTCGGACGGCGCCCTGCCGGACGATCCGAAGGAAATCATCCAGACCGCGCGCCGCATCGGCTACCCGGTCATCATCAAGGCGGCCGGCGGCGGCGGCGGGCGCGGCATGCGCGTGGTCCACACCGAGGCCGCCCTGCTGAACGCCGTGCAGACCACCAAGACCGAAGCCGGCACCGCCTTCGGCAACCCGGAAGTCTATATGGAGAAGTTCCTGGAGAATCCGCGCCACGTGGAGATCCAGGTGCTGGCCGACGAGCACAAGAATGCCGTCTGGCTGGGTGAACGTGACTGCTCGATGCAGCGCCGCCACCAGAAGGTGATCGAGGAAGCGCCGGCGCCGGGCATCCCGCGCAAGCTGATCGAGAAGATCGGCGACCGCTGCGCCGAAGCCTGCCGCAAGATCGGCTACCGCGGCGCGGGCACCTTCGAATTCCTGTACGAGAACGGCGAGTTCTACTTCATCGAGATGAACACCCGCGTCCAGGTCGAGCACCCGGTCACCGAGATGATCACCGGCGTCGACATCGTCCAGGAGCAGATCCGCATCGCCTGCGGCGAGAAGCTGCGCTTCCGCCAGCGCGACATCATGCTGTCGGGCCACGCGATCGAGTGCCGCATCAACGCGGAAGACCCGTTCAAGTTCACCCCCTCGCCAGGCCGCATCACCGCCTGGCACCCGCCGGGCGGCCCCGGCATCCGTGTCGATTCGCACTCGTATGCGGGATACTATGTGCCACCTCATTACGACTCGATGATTGGCAAGGTAATCTCCTATGGTGCCACCCGCGAGCAGGCGATCCGCCGCATGCAGATCGCGCTCTCCGAAATGGTGGTCGAAGGTATCATGACCAACATCCCGCTGCACCGTGAGCTGATGGTCGACGCCCGCTTCATCGAGGGCGGCACCAACATCCACTACCTGGAGCACAAGCTGGCCGCCAAGCCGGACCTGCCGAAGGAAAACGCGCTCGGCGCCAAATCGGAAACCAAGGCAGAAGCATGA
- the prmA gene encoding 50S ribosomal protein L11 methyltransferase translates to MSWTEVVIEIAREHAEALSDALMEAGALSVSVEDADEGTEAEKPLFGEPGMEPTEAAWDHSRVVALTDTDADQLAIVQEAANAIKLPVVPSFTTRAVADADWVRLTQSQFEPIHIGKNIWVVPSWHEAPDPDGLILELDPGLAFGTGSHPTTRLCMEWLEAHPAPGKSVLDYGCGSGILAMVAKKLGAQDVAGVDIDPQAIESARANAERNGVAIDYYLPDAFAASGNARHASGKFDIVVANILSSPLKLMAPMLSGRVAPGGSLILSGVLARQAEEVAAAYAPFIKLGVWAEQDGWVALHGTLGQDTAPPPRSATGG, encoded by the coding sequence ATGAGCTGGACTGAAGTCGTCATCGAGATCGCCCGCGAGCACGCGGAAGCGCTGTCCGACGCCCTGATGGAGGCGGGCGCGCTGTCGGTCTCGGTGGAAGACGCGGACGAAGGCACGGAGGCCGAAAAGCCCCTGTTCGGCGAGCCGGGCATGGAGCCCACCGAGGCAGCCTGGGACCACAGCCGCGTGGTCGCCCTCACCGATACCGACGCCGACCAGCTGGCGATCGTCCAGGAAGCCGCCAACGCCATCAAGCTGCCGGTCGTACCCTCCTTCACCACCCGCGCGGTGGCGGACGCCGACTGGGTGCGCCTGACCCAGTCGCAGTTCGAGCCCATCCACATCGGCAAGAACATCTGGGTGGTGCCGAGCTGGCACGAGGCGCCGGACCCGGACGGGCTCATTCTCGAGCTCGACCCCGGCCTGGCCTTTGGCACCGGCAGCCACCCGACCACCCGCCTGTGCATGGAGTGGCTGGAAGCCCATCCGGCGCCGGGCAAGTCGGTGCTGGACTACGGCTGCGGCTCCGGCATCCTGGCCATGGTGGCCAAGAAGCTGGGCGCCCAAGACGTCGCCGGGGTCGACATCGACCCGCAGGCGATCGAATCGGCGCGCGCCAACGCCGAGCGCAACGGCGTCGCCATCGACTACTACCTGCCGGACGCCTTCGCGGCCTCCGGCAATGCGCGCCATGCCAGCGGCAAGTTCGACATCGTGGTGGCCAACATCCTGTCGAGCCCGCTCAAGCTGATGGCGCCGATGCTGTCCGGCCGCGTGGCGCCGGGCGGTTCGCTGATCCTCTCGGGCGTGCTGGCGCGCCAGGCCGAGGAAGTGGCCGCCGCCTACGCACCTTTCATCAAGCTGGGCGTCTGGGCCGAGCAGGACGGCTGGGTCGCCCTTCACGGGACGCTCGGCCAGGACACCGCGCCGCCGCCGCGTTCCGCCACCGGCGGATAA
- a CDS encoding DUF3426 domain-containing protein has product MALATQCPHCGTMFRVAADQLKLRGGIVRCGACQQVFDGNKGLVDLSAAPPSPADGASAAPASQPEPAATADTTLVIDAVDVPASAPTFAAPDAGDDAAIVPEQEEDGVPIYTLEFDRTFSPYGILPKVAEDGAGTPEEAAEPDAEPEPVAELEPAPVADPEPVAEPEPELELEPEPEPEVEPKPEPEPEAESESEPEPLTAPEPRSEAAPGPEPEPKPLEEPLPEPPAPETPAAAEPSTTAQSAVLDLPVDEELVAAPLPGGEHDEHEEHDRPAPAAATRPPAGRGPAAPVGDVPSMLRRESSGGQATIQPPPQLKQPPVSPRARAAESRARRSKLTPTRIEPPKLRVPESDEPEFVRRGRQREQSGKALRIGLAVGSVLLLLALAFQVAISFRDTLAARYPGLKPALVSACGLVGCSVELPANIDQLVIETGELTTLGGNAYTLSTLLRNEATLVQAWPSIELTLTDADDKPLVRRVFGPRDYLRDGARQAAGFKARAEQPVKLHFRLEGLEPSGYHIAVFYP; this is encoded by the coding sequence ATGGCGCTGGCCACCCAATGCCCCCACTGCGGCACGATGTTCCGTGTCGCCGCAGACCAGCTGAAGCTGCGCGGGGGCATCGTGCGCTGCGGGGCCTGCCAGCAGGTCTTCGACGGCAACAAGGGGCTGGTCGATCTTTCGGCCGCCCCGCCCTCCCCTGCCGACGGCGCATCCGCCGCGCCCGCCTCCCAGCCTGAACCTGCCGCCACTGCGGACACCACCCTCGTCATCGACGCCGTGGACGTTCCCGCGTCCGCGCCGACCTTTGCCGCGCCCGACGCCGGCGACGACGCCGCCATCGTTCCCGAGCAGGAAGAGGACGGGGTTCCGATCTACACCCTCGAATTCGACCGCACCTTCTCGCCCTACGGCATCCTGCCCAAGGTGGCGGAGGATGGCGCCGGCACGCCTGAGGAGGCGGCCGAGCCGGACGCGGAACCGGAACCGGTAGCGGAACTGGAACCGGCGCCGGTAGCGGACCCGGAACCGGTAGCGGAACCGGAGCCGGAGCTGGAGCTGGAGCCGGAGCCGGAACCGGAAGTGGAGCCGAAACCGGAGCCGGAACCGGAAGCGGAGTCGGAATCAGAACCAGAGCCGCTGACCGCGCCTGAACCGAGGTCCGAAGCCGCCCCGGGACCAGAACCGGAACCGAAACCTTTGGAGGAACCGCTGCCCGAGCCCCCGGCGCCTGAGACGCCTGCCGCCGCGGAGCCCTCCACCACCGCCCAGTCGGCCGTGCTCGACCTGCCGGTCGACGAGGAACTGGTCGCCGCGCCGCTGCCGGGCGGCGAGCATGACGAACACGAGGAACACGACCGACCAGCGCCCGCAGCGGCGACCAGGCCGCCGGCCGGCCGTGGTCCGGCGGCCCCGGTGGGCGACGTTCCCTCGATGCTGCGGCGCGAATCGTCCGGCGGCCAGGCCACGATCCAGCCGCCGCCCCAGCTCAAGCAGCCGCCCGTCAGTCCGCGCGCCCGCGCCGCCGAGTCGCGCGCGCGCCGCTCCAAGCTCACGCCGACCCGGATCGAGCCGCCCAAGCTGCGCGTGCCGGAGAGCGACGAGCCGGAGTTCGTGCGCCGCGGCCGCCAGCGCGAGCAGTCGGGCAAGGCGCTGCGCATCGGCCTGGCCGTGGGCAGCGTCCTTCTGCTGCTGGCGCTCGCCTTCCAGGTCGCGATCAGCTTCCGCGACACCCTGGCCGCGCGCTATCCGGGCCTGAAACCCGCGCTGGTGTCGGCCTGTGGCCTGGTGGGCTGCAGCGTCGAGCTGCCGGCAAACATCGACCAACTGGTGATCGAAACGGGTGAGCTGACCACCCTGGGCGGCAACGCCTACACCCTCAGCACCCTGCTGCGCAATGAGGCGACGCTGGTGCAGGCCTGGCCGAGCATCGAGCTGACCCTGACCGACGCCGACGACAAGCCGCTGGTGCGGCGCGTGTTCGGCCCGCGCGACTACCTGCGCGACGGCGCGCGGCAGGCGGCCGGCTTCAAGGCGCGCGCCGAGCAGCCGGTCAAGCTCCATTTCCGACTGGAGGGCCTGGAGCCCTCCGGCTACCACATCGCCGTTTTTTATCCCTGA
- the aroQ gene encoding type II 3-dehydroquinate dehydratase has protein sequence MAKKLLLLNGPNLNLLGTREPAVYGATTLADIESAAVRQAQAAGAELACFQSNHEGALIDRIHAAREEGVDAIVINPGGLTHTSVALRDALAAVAIPFVEVHISNIHQREAFRHHSYLSAIARGVICGLGPDGYRFAIDFVLK, from the coding sequence ATGGCGAAAAAGCTACTGCTGCTCAACGGCCCCAACCTCAATTTATTGGGGACCCGGGAGCCGGCGGTGTACGGCGCGACCACGCTGGCCGACATCGAGAGCGCGGCGGTACGGCAAGCCCAGGCGGCAGGCGCCGAACTGGCCTGCTTCCAGAGTAACCATGAAGGAGCGCTGATCGACAGGATCCACGCCGCCCGCGAGGAAGGCGTGGACGCCATCGTCATCAATCCTGGCGGCCTGACCCATACCAGTGTAGCTCTGCGCGACGCGTTGGCTGCGGTGGCAATCCCCTTCGTGGAGGTGCATATCTCGAATATCCATCAACGCGAAGCCTTCCGGCACCATTCCTATCTGTCCGCGATCGCACGCGGCGTGATCTGCGGATTGGGGCCTGACGGATATCGGTTTGCCATCGACTTCGTACTTAAATAG
- a CDS encoding carbohydrate kinase family protein, producing MTKTALICGSIAFDKIMQYQGRFAETLLADQLHRVNVSFLVPTLRTEYGGCAVNIAYNLKLLGGEPRIMGTIGQDGGDYLERLGKQGMETAGIRTIADAYTAQCFVTADQDNNQINAFHPGAMQFSHENKVAEQGQLRVAIISPDGRDGMIQHARDCAELGLPFMFDPGQQLPMFSGEELIRFIDQATYLACNDYEFEMVMDRTGLSLADIAGRLEALIVTRGGEGSDIYAGGEHHRIPAVPATEVLDPTGCGDAYRAGLLYGIVNGLDWPTSGRIASLLGAIKIARQGAQNHAFTKEEFDAKFEAAFGFKFR from the coding sequence ATGACCAAAACCGCCCTGATCTGCGGCTCGATCGCGTTCGACAAGATCATGCAGTACCAAGGCCGCTTCGCCGAGACCCTGCTGGCCGACCAGCTGCACCGTGTCAACGTCTCCTTCCTGGTGCCGACCCTGCGCACCGAATACGGCGGCTGCGCAGTCAACATCGCCTACAACCTCAAGCTGCTGGGCGGCGAGCCGCGCATCATGGGCACCATCGGCCAGGACGGCGGCGACTACCTCGAGCGCCTGGGCAAGCAGGGCATGGAGACCGCCGGCATCCGCACCATCGCCGACGCCTACACTGCCCAGTGCTTCGTCACGGCCGACCAGGACAACAACCAGATCAACGCCTTCCACCCGGGCGCGATGCAGTTCTCGCACGAGAACAAGGTCGCCGAGCAGGGGCAGCTGCGGGTGGCGATCATCTCGCCGGACGGCCGCGACGGCATGATCCAGCACGCCAGGGACTGCGCCGAGCTGGGCCTGCCCTTCATGTTCGACCCGGGCCAGCAGCTGCCGATGTTCTCGGGCGAGGAACTGATCCGCTTCATCGACCAGGCCACCTACCTGGCTTGCAACGACTACGAATTCGAGATGGTGATGGACCGCACGGGCTTGAGCCTGGCCGACATCGCCGGACGCCTGGAGGCGCTGATCGTGACCCGCGGCGGCGAGGGCTCGGACATCTACGCAGGCGGCGAGCACCACCGCATCCCGGCCGTGCCGGCCACCGAGGTGCTGGACCCGACCGGCTGCGGCGACGCCTACCGCGCGGGTCTGCTGTACGGCATCGTGAACGGCCTGGACTGGCCGACCAGCGGACGCATCGCCAGCCTGCTGGGGGCGATCAAGATCGCGCGCCAGGGGGCGCAGAACCATGCGTTCACGAAGGAAGAGTTCGACGCGAAGTTTGAAGCGGCGTTTGGCTTCAAGTTCCGCTGA
- the mpl gene encoding UDP-N-acetylmuramate:L-alanyl-gamma-D-glutamyl-meso-diaminopimelate ligase, translating into MTAARVESRIRHLDITAMHIHILGICGTFMGGLAVLAKEAGHRVTGCDANVYPPMSTQLEAQGIELIQGYGPEQVSLNPDLYVIGNVMTRGNPLIEEILNRGLPYVSGPQWIGEHILRDKWVLAVAGTHGKTTTTSMLAWILEDAGYAPGFLIGGVPMNFGVSARLHGDKPSDFFVIEADEYDTAFFDKRSKFVHYHAKTAVLNNLEYDHADIFPDIGAIETQFHHLVRTVPGVGRLIVNGDEASLARVLKRGCWSEKESFGGSEGVNWSLVEHPGGSSFDVLFNGDLQGTVHWDLTGKHNRSNAMAAIAAARHVGVPTTQAIASLSRFQSVKRRMEVRGVVKNVTVYDDFAHHPTAIATTVGGLRQKIGTSGRILAVLEPRSNTMKLGAMKDALPGSLKDADLVFGFGSQQALGWSLADALKPLGGIAHSFDQLDYLVQAVVQSAQPGDHILVMSNGGFGGVHQKILDALA; encoded by the coding sequence ATGACAGCGGCTCGGGTAGAATCGCGTATTCGCCATTTGGACATTACTGCCATGCACATTCATATTCTCGGTATCTGCGGCACTTTCATGGGCGGCCTGGCGGTGCTGGCCAAGGAAGCCGGCCATCGCGTGACGGGCTGCGACGCCAACGTCTATCCTCCGATGAGTACCCAGCTGGAAGCCCAGGGGATCGAGCTGATCCAGGGCTACGGCCCGGAACAGGTCTCGCTCAACCCGGACCTCTATGTGATCGGCAATGTGATGACGCGCGGTAATCCGCTGATCGAGGAAATCCTGAACCGCGGCCTGCCGTACGTGTCGGGCCCGCAATGGATCGGCGAACACATTCTGCGCGACAAATGGGTGCTGGCCGTTGCCGGCACGCACGGCAAGACCACCACCACCTCGATGCTGGCCTGGATCCTGGAAGACGCCGGCTACGCGCCCGGCTTCCTGATCGGCGGCGTGCCGATGAACTTCGGCGTCTCGGCCCGCCTGCACGGCGACAAACCCAGCGATTTCTTCGTCATCGAGGCCGACGAATACGACACCGCCTTTTTCGACAAGCGCAGCAAGTTCGTGCACTACCACGCCAAGACCGCGGTGCTGAACAACCTGGAATACGACCATGCCGACATCTTCCCCGACATCGGCGCGATCGAGACCCAGTTCCACCACCTGGTGCGCACCGTGCCGGGCGTGGGCCGCCTGATCGTCAACGGCGACGAAGCCTCGCTGGCGCGCGTGCTCAAGCGCGGCTGCTGGAGCGAGAAGGAAAGCTTCGGCGGCTCGGAAGGCGTGAACTGGAGCCTGGTCGAGCATCCGGGCGGCAGCTCATTCGACGTCCTCTTCAACGGGGACCTGCAAGGCACCGTGCACTGGGACCTGACCGGCAAGCACAACCGCTCGAACGCGATGGCGGCGATCGCCGCCGCGCGCCACGTCGGCGTGCCGACCACCCAGGCGATCGCCTCGCTGTCGCGCTTCCAGAGCGTCAAGCGGCGCATGGAAGTGCGCGGCGTGGTCAAGAACGTGACCGTGTACGACGACTTCGCCCACCATCCGACCGCGATCGCCACCACCGTGGGCGGCCTGCGCCAGAAGATCGGCACCAGCGGGCGCATCCTGGCGGTGCTGGAGCCGCGCTCGAACACCATGAAGCTGGGCGCGATGAAGGATGCGCTGCCGGGCAGCCTGAAGGACGCCGACCTGGTGTTCGGCTTCGGCAGCCAGCAGGCGCTGGGCTGGTCGCTGGCCGACGCCCTCAAGCCGCTGGGCGGCATCGCCCATTCCTTCGACCAGCTCGACTACCTGGTGCAGGCGGTGGTGCAGTCGGCCCAGCCGGGCGACCACATCCTCGTCATGAGCAATGGCGGCTTCGGCGGCGTGCACCAGAAAATCCTCGACGCGCTGGCATGA
- a CDS encoding YggT family protein produces the protein MLPILQFLVDTAASLLGGLLLLRFWMQAIRVRPPVQIGQFTFTLTDWLVLPLRRLVPGMGGYDWASLIGAFLVVLLASSVTLLAGASGEMVLLGALYRFLNWILYGFMALLIIDAIFSWVNPNAPLAPFVHALNTPILRPIRRVVPPIGGIDLSVLVALVLIQIIQFVLRQIFM, from the coding sequence GTGCTGCCTATTCTTCAGTTTCTCGTCGATACCGCCGCCAGTCTGCTTGGCGGACTGCTGCTGCTGCGCTTCTGGATGCAGGCGATCCGCGTGCGTCCGCCGGTGCAGATCGGCCAGTTCACCTTCACCCTGACCGACTGGCTGGTGCTGCCCCTGCGGCGCTTGGTGCCGGGAATGGGCGGCTACGATTGGGCGAGCCTGATCGGCGCCTTCCTGGTGGTGCTGCTGGCCAGTTCGGTGACGCTGCTGGCCGGGGCGAGCGGGGAGATGGTGCTGCTGGGGGCCTTGTACCGGTTCCTGAACTGGATCCTGTACGGCTTCATGGCGCTCCTGATCATCGATGCGATCTTCAGCTGGGTGAATCCGAACGCGCCACTGGCGCCCTTCGTGCATGCGCTGAACACGCCGATCCTGCGGCCGATCCGCCGGGTGGTGCCGCCGATCGGGGGGATCGATCTGTCGGTGCTGGTGGCGCTGGTGCTCATCCAGATCATCCAGTTCGTGCTGCGGCAGATATTCATGTGA
- a CDS encoding TlpA disulfide reductase family protein, whose protein sequence is MNKKHVAAYAAVAAAFGVMGALVALNKKDPPPITTAIAPTGGKVHTAVNNLFAQSLNDLEGKPQSLAKWQGKPLLVNFWATWCAPCVQEMPELSALAGEDGGKRFNVIGIGIDSPSNMAEFAAKLKIAYPLYVAGMGGTELSREFGNSAGGLPYTVLIGADGQVRKTYLGKLKFDELRADLAKLDG, encoded by the coding sequence ATGAACAAGAAACACGTGGCCGCCTATGCGGCCGTTGCCGCAGCCTTCGGCGTGATGGGCGCCCTGGTGGCGCTGAACAAGAAGGACCCTCCCCCGATCACCACCGCGATCGCCCCGACTGGCGGCAAGGTGCACACGGCGGTGAACAACCTGTTCGCCCAGTCGCTCAACGACCTCGAGGGCAAGCCCCAGTCGCTGGCCAAGTGGCAGGGCAAGCCCTTGCTGGTGAACTTCTGGGCCACCTGGTGCGCCCCCTGCGTGCAGGAGATGCCGGAGCTGTCGGCCCTGGCCGGCGAGGATGGCGGCAAGCGCTTCAACGTGATCGGGATCGGCATCGATTCGCCCTCGAACATGGCCGAATTCGCCGCGAAACTGAAGATCGCGTATCCGCTTTACGTGGCCGGCATGGGCGGCACGGAATTGTCGCGCGAGTTCGGCAATAGCGCCGGCGGCCTGCCGTATACGGTGCTGATCGGCGCGGATGGCCAGGTGCGCAAGACCTACCTGGGCAAGCTCAAGTTCGACGAATTGCGCGCCGACCTCGCCAAACTGGACGGCTAA
- a CDS encoding pirin family protein, which translates to MSTVLDTTTVPTTVPTTRAIALRTAGHTRGGITRLVSPGDLGEMIKPFVFLDRFQLRAGGAPMGMHPHSGIATVTVVMDGAVSYRETTGSAGVLGAGGVEWMNAGGGVWHGGGVAGDGTALGFQLWLALPPEDENGPAHSHYLAPHQVPVSGPVRVVIGAYGGVASPIVTRAPITYLHVKLKDGERWTFTPPAGHEVAWIAVGRGALQAGEARIAGDVTVFADGDAPITVEAKADTEFVLGSAARHPHELVTGYYSVHTSLEALERGEREIDRIGAHLRTTGQL; encoded by the coding sequence ATGAGCACCGTCCTCGACACCACCACCGTCCCCACGACCGTCCCCACTACGCGCGCCATCGCCTTACGCACCGCCGGCCACACGCGCGGCGGCATCACCCGCCTGGTGAGTCCCGGCGACCTGGGCGAGATGATCAAGCCCTTCGTCTTCCTCGACCGCTTCCAGCTGCGCGCCGGCGGCGCCCCGATGGGCATGCATCCGCACTCCGGCATCGCCACCGTGACCGTGGTGATGGACGGCGCGGTGAGCTACCGCGAGACCACCGGCAGCGCCGGCGTGCTCGGCGCCGGCGGCGTGGAATGGATGAACGCGGGCGGCGGGGTCTGGCATGGCGGCGGCGTGGCCGGCGACGGGACCGCGCTCGGCTTCCAGCTCTGGCTCGCCCTGCCGCCGGAAGACGAGAACGGCCCGGCCCACAGCCACTACCTGGCCCCGCACCAGGTGCCGGTCAGCGGCCCCGTGCGCGTCGTGATCGGCGCCTACGGCGGCGTCGCCAGCCCGATCGTGACCCGCGCCCCGATCACCTACCTGCACGTCAAGCTGAAGGATGGCGAGCGCTGGACCTTCACCCCGCCCGCCGGGCACGAGGTGGCCTGGATCGCGGTCGGGCGCGGCGCCCTGCAGGCGGGCGAGGCGCGCATCGCCGGCGACGTCACGGTGTTCGCCGACGGCGACGCCCCGATCACGGTCGAGGCCAAGGCCGACACCGAATTCGTGCTCGGCTCGGCAGCCCGTCACCCGCACGAGCTGGTGACCGGCTACTACTCGGTGCACACCAGCCTGGAGGCCCTGGAGCGCGGCGAACGCGAGATCGACCGCATCGGCGCCCACCTGCGCACCACCGGACAGCTGTAA
- the accB gene encoding acetyl-CoA carboxylase biotin carboxyl carrier protein, whose translation MDLRKLKTLIDLVAESDIAELEVTEGESKVRIVKSSAIPQNQMVVMPPQGVQQYSAPAVQAAAPAPAPAAAAPAPAAEPTGHVVKSPMVGTFYRSSAPGAPAFVEVGQSIKEGDTLCIIEAMKLLNEIDADVSGVVTKILVENGQPVEFGQPLFVIG comes from the coding sequence ATGGATCTACGAAAACTCAAGACTTTGATCGACCTGGTCGCTGAATCGGACATCGCTGAACTGGAAGTGACCGAAGGCGAAAGCAAGGTTCGCATCGTCAAGTCGTCCGCCATTCCCCAGAACCAAATGGTGGTGATGCCGCCCCAGGGCGTGCAGCAATACTCGGCTCCGGCCGTCCAGGCCGCCGCACCGGCGCCGGCCCCGGCAGCCGCCGCACCGGCCCCCGCCGCCGAGCCGACCGGCCACGTGGTCAAGTCGCCGATGGTCGGCACCTTCTACCGTTCGTCCGCCCCGGGCGCCCCGGCCTTCGTCGAAGTCGGCCAGAGCATCAAGGAAGGCGACACCCTGTGCATCATCGAAGCGATGAAGCTCCTGAATGAAATCGACGCCGATGTCTCCGGCGTTGTCACCAAGATCCTCGTGGAAAACGGCCAGCCGGTCGAATTCGGCCAGCCTCTGTTCGTGATCGGCTAA